The sequence below is a genomic window from Lolium perenne isolate Kyuss_39 chromosome 7, Kyuss_2.0, whole genome shotgun sequence.
cctccgcctccgcgacctccgcctccgccgccgccacctccaggtccagttgctgggcctcaacgccgacggcggctacctcctcctcctcctcctcctcctccgggtggagctggcggcacATGTGAATAACGTGCTTCCAATTCATgtggtcggccatggatggatggtagcttgaggtgtgcccgtcgcccccgccggtgtccaccatatatagccacggcggggcgggaaacggcgttggcgCGCAGGGCGTTTCCCGCGCGCGTGAAACGCCGgtgaaacttgccaatgtattgggcaagcgcgggaacagttaatcgccggcggcagtcctcgacgggacgtaaaacgccattagcgaGCTTGACGCTGTTCCCGGTAAAAAAAATGAGTCGGCACCGCTGGAGGTACCCaagacgcaaacggtcgccctgAGTCACATCGCGTCCgggggccgacgcaaacggacatttcgacgtccgaaatgcgtcggcccgctggagagGCCCTTAGCTAAAGAGAAATGTGGTGCGACGGTGAGCAAATTAGCATCAATTCGGGAAAACAGAAATCTGAAGAGACGTGAACATCGGAATTTACTTATCCCTTGGATCATAATTTACAGGGTTCAAGCAAACGCGATTCTCAGCTAGAGACAAATGCATTCGTCCTAAAACAATCTATTCTTAGTAATCAACTAATAATCATATCGGTGGCTGGACCGGCCGATGCATGCGCCGGCGCCGGTGTAGTCAGATGATGAGCTACAGCTAGTGGTGATCCACCGCTGCGGAGCCGACGATGTCGGCGAAGTCGCCCTCCGAACAGGGGATGGTGAGGCCGCCGGCGGCAGGGTGGTCAAAGCCGAACTCTTCCTCCACCCTCTTGAGCAGCACGAGGAAGGACGGATTCCTCAGGTACGCCGTCGGGATCACGAACCGCCTCCGCTGCTCCCCGACGTACACCGCGAAGTGCCCTCTCGGCACGTCCGCCGCAGAGGATGACTGGCTCCTCGCCATGTGCAGCCTTGACATGAGCTGGTAGAGTTTCCCCGCCATTGATCTCCTTCAATTCACACTGCGCTTCAGAGAACAAGACTGAGCTGCTGGTTTCAGTTGCAGGATGAAGAGTGTGGTGGGAATCGAGGCTAGCTCCTATTTATATAGCTCACCATAGGCGCGGAGATGCTACTACAATATTGGAGCGAAGCTTTGGGCAATCAAGCTGTGGGGGTGAGCTGATCTGGGCACGAGTGGCATATGGCATGCGCGCGCTGCAACTAGTTGTGTGGCTGTTTCTCGCTGCTAAGCTGGACATGGCACATGGTGAGCGCACTGC
It includes:
- the LOC127314339 gene encoding auxin-induced protein 15A-like; protein product: MAGKLYQLMSRLHMARSQSSSAADVPRGHFAVYVGEQRRRFVIPTAYLRNPSFLVLLKRVEEEFGFDHPAAGGLTIPCSEGDFADIVGSAAVDHH